The segment cacacacacacacacacacacacacacacacacacagccatagcagagctaccccccccatatttatactgatgcttgattgtattGTATAAAGCAATCAACAGAGAGACGTTGTTTCCACccatgttttaacagacacacctggggccaagcaGGAAACCAGAAAACCTTTTGTCAATTTCATCCTTATAAAATAACATCTGTCCACATTTGTGAGATTTCATCATAATCATAATTAGCATAATCATAGTCTGTATATTACTATTTATTGCTATTTGTTCTTCTGTGTATGTGGGCGAGTTTTATTCACAAACATGTTACCCAACCCAGGACCCAGCAACCAACTGTTGTTCAAtacaatagtgtgtgtgtgtgtgtgtgtgtgtaaagataaaaacattgtaaaggctaccatacacactGCTTAGGAATCATATAAATGCTaacaaataacaataaacccactattaattacgtTATCTTAATGCAGAGTAGCTACTTCatcatgtaaataatgcacctaaaatacaaacgtgagcgAGGGGGGGTTCAACAATCACCATTATAAATCAACAGGTGTAActtaggtaacaggtgaagaacacaaacaacaagagGATGTCGTAGTAACATTGGCAGGCTTATTTAATTGTGAGTTGGgcgtttgtattttttattcatgGGGCTGTACAGCTCGCACTGCAACATTTGTTAACTTCAATAGTCTTCAAAGAGGGATTAATGGCTTCCCATCTCTGAACAATGGTGATAATATGGTGGCCAAAATATTaatttagcatttaattcaGCAACTTAACGTTCAGGTATTTTAGTTGAAGAATTTCACTATGAGGGCGGGAACCAATATGATAGGTGTGGTGAAGATATAAAAGTGTGGCAGGCTGGGTTATCTTTGTACAGGTCTGCCCTGATCAGCTGTATAAACAACGTGATCCTGACATCTGTGATCCTAACATCGGTTCAACGCAGATACAATGTCTGACAGCTCCAAAACACCACAGAAGAAATTGAAGATGGACGATAGCAAGGTAAGATATCAAGCCTAACCGTACATCACACTACATTTTTGGActggagagaagaggaagactAAACACAGGGAAGCTGAAGAGCTTGTACAGTAGAATAAACAGTGAAGGAGTGTGAACTTACACAGTCACTAAGTCAACATTGATTATGTCTACAGCAAGAGATGATGAGACGTCAAGGCACGGACAATGAAGATGAGGAAGATTGCAGCAtgaaaaaatgtgaagaaaaaaaatacctttttactggtaaactggacTACAtcccagttttgttttttacctggTGCCATTTATCCGTCAGCATGTTATTCCTTTGTAGCTTTGAATTCATGTTTGGGCTCATTGGGCCTCATGCAAGAACATTTTCCTATTCTTATTCTCTAGCTAGCTCGCCGCTACCCTCAGGAGAACTGGAGCCGGGTTTACTGAGTAGTTACTGTGCTGTaaattggaaaccagaatcagctttaaatccagtcctaatctagtcctcactaacaagattacaatcatttcactggagttaccattattattgtttgcgtcatcaataccgaattccatctaattggatgggactatACTGTAGGCTACAGTACGTTacacttgacgcaccactacaagacTACTCGACAGATTCGGAGGCATTCTGCATTTATTCGCAGCAAATCATTgcagcttgatggcgctaatgttagcacatagtagtatggacggCAACATGatggaaaatgaagaaaacagatcccagagattcagcagacaagcagaaagacattcccatcatcctcagccttatctgagagatgtttgagacagtaggcatcaagaaggactcctggccaatgtgctggggaactttttcattaatgtctgtttagtaattcatatttaatccttaattatctttccagaagccatatatgagcacacacacatacatgtagattcctttgaATGtgaaggggaagattaaaaagagaaactggatctgtgaattctcacagaatcactaCTGAAATAATATCTTGCTTCTCAGTgtgaatcttattaacctggagtcccactctctgtcacaataatcacatACGGgatgttttaaatctgttggcagacatccatttaagtGTAGTCAACGTTATACAAAGAGCCTTTTCTCCATGTTCACAGACGTTTCTCAGCTGTActctaaaaaatggttgtcattcataaggctactcatgcttttaagtaaatttccaagcctgtactttgttacttttacatgAGTAAAGTAGTTAAaacagtacttctactttattttttaacacaagtatctgtacttctacttgagtacgggaagtgagtacttttgccctCTCTATCTGTGTGTTCCCTCAGGTGTTTAATGATCCCATCCACGGGACGGTGATATTACACCCACTTCTCATCAAAATCATCGACACACCTCAGTTCCAGAGACTGCGAAACATCAAGCAGCTTGGAGGGGCCTACTTTGTTTACCCTGGAGCCTCCCACAACCGCTTTGAACACTCCATCGGGTACGTTCGGGTGTTGTCAGATAAACAGTTTTGTGTCTTAAGCGAATCACAATCCAAATGAATTTAAGACTAGTTTGCAGTAAAGCACCAATAACATTAAGACAATCAAAGTTAACACATTACATACATCAGTACAGGTATAAAAGATAGGCAATATCTCCAGTCTTTCAGCAGAATCCTTTGTGGTAATTGTTTCATGATTCATAATtgctgtgtattgtgtgtgttgatAAAGGGTGGCGCACTTGGCAGGTCAACTTGTAGAAGCTCTGCGTGCAAGGCAGCCGAACTCAACATCAATGACAGAGACGTCCTTTGTGTGAAGATTGCTGGTCTCTGCCATGACCTGGGTGAGTGATACACATGTTTTCACTATAACACGTCATATGTTTTAAATGGTTATTACTGGGTGTGATTAAGAATGAAAATCTTTAGTTTTCAGCATTCATCCTGTGTCCATTATCCTATGTTTATGACAGCAGTTCATATTGATAAGATAGAGGTTTCAGAAGCTTGCATGGCAAATATGATACAAATGGTTCATACAATGAACTTTTTCTCCTGGAAGGCATTCATAGTGTTGGCACACAAAAAGTGACTTTAGTTCAATCATTCTCTACTAATACAATAGAAACTCAATAGTTTCTTTTAGTGAGCAGTCAAGATCTGAGACTCGTTTAGATTAACTAACAACTTCAATTTGATAGAAATTCAGTTGAAATGCGTCTTACAAAAGTAGCGAGTGTCACTGAACGACTCAAAGCTGTGACTTCGGCATGACTGCCATTATGTTGTTGCGTTGATGGGAAATAACGCTGGATAAAATGTCACTCATCCTTACATTATCAGATCAACAAATAACATGGAAGAAATTTTGAAAGAAACCAGTCTGTAagattcatttatatttatttctccATATCTAGGACATGGGCCCTTTTCCCATCTGTATGATCAAATGTTCATACCCAAAGTACCACATCCACCAGGTCCACTAGGTGATAAAATGGGAAAGTGGAAGGtaagaaattattattatttatgttgtgtgatgtgtgataTATTAACCCACCAGCCAGGGCAAAGACATAAACAAAAGGTTTGTGTTTAGCAGTCAAGGTTGCAGCAAAACTAAAGAGCCAAAGTAACGTAGTGCTGGCTTGTTTCTTTGTGagccaaaatgaaaaataaaaaaatgattcattCTTTAATCAAATTAATCGTTGATCTGTACCAGCACATACCTCAGTCCTTGTTTTTCCATGTTCAGTGAATCTTAGTAGGATGGGTTGCAATAATAGTGGCAGACACGGCAACAATAATGAAGATAAACAGATAAagacaataaacaaaaatagaCCTCAATAATAGATAATAAATGAGTATTAAAAGTACAACTTGTAAAACTGAACTTGAACATGACCTGAGAACAAGTGGGCACTTTTTCCAATAATCTCAAGTTGCCCctcacttttatgttttataaattgttttattttttgcattataTGGACATTGTCAATTTCtcttgtagtagtagtagtttaatCAACTTGTTCCAAGTAGTAGTAGAATACTAGATTTCTCCCTAGCTTTGCTGGAGTTCAACTTTGTCCAGTATGAAGTAATTGGTTTGAAagtatcttagcttagcataaagactggaagccaataaaaacagctagcctggctctgtccaataGTAACAATACCTCCCTACCAGCTCAGGAATTCAAATTTTATACCTTATTGTTGtatttcataaaatgtaaaactattccTTAAGGAACAATTAGTTCATTCGTGGCATTCCTTGTATTTTGCGATATTattcatgtgcagtgattcatAAAATGTAGGTTAACATTAAATGAGTATTCTTGTGTTCATTGCTATATATGTAGgtgtattattagtattttgtagaaatgtacacaatgtacacttgtgattatttttttttggtagaCCTACCACTAAAATTGCATGTTCTCACATTGCCTAGAGGGTGGGAACAGCAGCATATTCAGTGTTTAGGCAGAAATTGGGCTCACACAGGAGTTGAGAGAGATTCTGGGTCTCTGCTGGTTCAGTGTCAGGTGGTCTGGTTCGTTCAGCCAGATCAACCTTGGGTCAACAAGGCGCAGGCTTGAGAAGATCCTGAGAAATCTTTTCTGTTTCACTACTCCATCTCGAGTTCACTTGAGGAGAAAAGGCTAAACAGGTTGACGTGGAGAAAAGGGCAAAACAGGCAGATCAGCAGAGGATCATAGGAGCGTGGACAAATGATGCTCAAACCAGATGCAACGCTTTTGAAGCCAAACTCTTAATGGAAAAGGGTTGATCAGAGAAGAGGTTTTTGTGTGGTGTCAGATGTTGTCTCCCTCTTTCATAACATACCAACATCCTGGGAGTCACTCTCAATGGATATGAAGAGTGGGAGAGGTGAAGAGGTTAGCGATAATGTGTTGTCTGGCCAACATGGCAGATAAGACAAGACCTCAGTCTGTTTATCCTGTGAAACTTCTTTAAGTCATTCTCTTTAAAGTCTcatgataatattaataatgtgtATCTTGTAGCATGAAGAAGCCTCTGTGGAGATGTTCAATCATCTGGTGAGATCTAATAATCTGAAGCTGGATGAGCTGAAGCTGCCCGAGGACATGGATTTCATCAGAGAGATGATTAATGGACCAAAAGACCCTAAGGGAGGAAAGAAGAAACCTAATGCAGATGAGGTCAGTCCTGCCTGTGTGAATTGAGTGAAATCAGTCagtgtcatcatcatcattgatTATAATTCCATTATAATGCTATTATCTCCACAGTGGCCATATAAGGGTCGGACCAAGGAAAAATCCTTCCTCTATGAAATCGTGGCCAACGAATGGAACGGCATTGATGTGGACAAGTTTGACTACTTTGTCAGGTGGGGCTTTTTGTACAGAAACTGTAGAGCAAGTCATTGTTTGATGCGGAGTGATAAGGAATGGACTGAGGAATCAGTTACATTCCTCAAGAAGtgcacagactggaatattttTAAAGAATCTTGTAAGGACTTGGATGAAATGACTGATGTTGTTTGCTCAGATGTGGCCTTCTGTAGAGATATGATTATCCTCTGCAAACAGGTAAAGATATACCCTAATAATAAACCATGGGTGAATAGGTCCATAAAAGATAATGTATGGAAATAAAGATATGCTCATAAGCACGGAACTGCATCTGATCTACATGTAGCCTCCAAGGAGCTTAAAGTTGAGACAtctaaagcaaaacaaagataTAAGTCTAAACTTGAAAAAAGTCTGGCTGAAAACACCCTTGGCTCTGCCTGGTCCTGTATGAAAACCATAGCAGGCATGCAGAATCCGAGTAAAAACAGACCTGTCTACCTAGAGGGGTTTAAATCTGATGCTGAGCTTGCCAATGCTTTCACCCATTTCTATAGCTctttctaaaatgtaaataggaCCATCATTAAATATGCGGATGACTCCGTTATAGTCAGTCTGCTCCATAAAAATGCTAAAGGCCACAGACCAATCATTGAAGCCTTTGTCCAATGATGTGAGGAGTCACTGTCTGTAAAAAAGGCGTCCGGACTGCTTGAGAAAACTACCATTTTCATCTCGACAAGACCATGTTGGCATTGTTTTATCAtgcttttattgaatccatCATATCATTCTCCTTAGCGTCATGGTTTGGGTGGGTTTCAGTTAAGCACAAGAATCGCCTAAATCAAATTGTAAAATGGTCAAGTAAGCTGACTGGGGAGTCCCAGCTGCACCCCCCATCCCTGTATGCTAAACAACAACTTTCTTCACTCTGTCTCTTCTCAGGGACTGCCACCACCTGGGCATGAAGAACAACTTTGACCATCTCCGCTTCATACAGTTTGCCAGAGTGTGTGAGGTGGAAGGGCTGAAACACATCTGCAGTAGAGACAAGGTGCTCACATTATTACTCCTGCTTTTGTTAAATCCAAATTTAAAACAGCATCTATGTATTTTATCTCCATGGTTTTATTCTATGcctgtcttattctattttattttatattctctttaataaaggtttttaatacttttaactGCTCATTAACTGtgtttttaacttaattaaaaacacacacaactagacaaaacacaagcaaattaggAAAACTTCTTCATGAATTTGACAACATACGCACTGCAAATACATAAAcggtgcaaaaagaaaagcacacaaaccccaaaaacaGATGCAATACGCAATGAAAAGCagaccccccccctccaaaaaacGCCACTGGATTCAGATTACACAActgaagttctccaggcctctagggggagcgCTCAGTGGAACAGCTTGATCTTCGACCCCACGGGGAGAGAGCTCAACCTTTTTATTACCGCGAgtttacagacacgtctctgctgattgagtaTCACCTGTGACCTGAGCCAATAAAATAGTTGTGTTTTTCGGGGTTTGTGCGCTTTTCTTTTAGCATcgtttgtgtatttgcagcgcgtttgtgtatttggttgtgggTTGAGTATTTCAAGTGCGTTTTCTaaatgctgcacatgtgttgtcaaattaatgaagttgttttcttaatttgcttgtatTTCATTAAGTTGTAGTGTGTTTGTCCCCTGTCAGCCACCATAACTGTTTGTTGGAAAGCACTTGGAATTGTCTTGTTGAAATGTGCTGAATACATAAAGTTGCCTTGTCTTATTAGTTATGACTAAACTATAGGCAATCCTCTGCAGGAGGTGAACAATCTGTATGACATGTTCTACACCAGGAACTGTCTCCACAGAAGAGCCTACCAGCACAGAGTGAACAAGATCATAGAGTATATGTGAGTAGCTAACCTTCCCACGTTGGGCCTCTAACAACAATTAGCTTCTTCAGATCCACCTCATTTTATTTGCTTCATCATTCACTCTATTGTGTGGTATGCATTAAAGTGGTAATATGTTGGGTATGGTCATCCAGGATCGCGGAGGCCTTTTTAAAAGCAGACAAGCATATCCAGATTAAAGGCTCACAAGGCCAGGAGTACACTCTCTCTACAGCCATAGGTGACATGGAGGCCTACACCAAGCTGACAGGTATGTAGATACCACTGTGTGCTGTGAGCttgtgttttaacattaaaaacaactgaCAGGTTTTGaactattctaaggattttgattgCTTACCTGGACACAAGGACAAGGACTATTGAGGCCACAGTTGCACTACTTTGGCAGAAAGCATACAATGGGGTTAGGATAGGATTTTTTATTCAAGTTTtaatcatctatctatctagaagACGTGGAAACAGTGTTTCAGCATGAGGCTAGTTAGTCCTTAAATATAATAAGGAATATTTTGGAAAAGGTAAGGGTATTTCGTAAAGGCTAAATAAAAGACACATCCCTCCAAACTCTACATGCTAGCCATGCTTTAACTGTAGCTCCACGCAAGTCACTTTAGCACGTGGAGCATCCTTAACTTTCTTTTCCTAGTTACTGTTGCTAATCTACAATTGggctttttgatttaaaaaattgtcGCAAATCCCAAATCAGGCCCGTATGATAATAGGCTCCCCCACAACCCCCCCAAACAGAACTTCACACCTGGACAGTACTCAGAAAAGTCACTATTATCACACACCTCCTTTACCCATCCTTTCAGTTACTGTCATCAGGTCGACACTATGGCGTCCCATTTGCAAAGAAGAACATGTGTAAAAACCAACCAAAAGTCAGACGTCCAACAGCTCCACTCGAGCTTCTTCTTGCAATGTTTTTGCTATTTGCACGTCTGCACTGTCACtgtttttatacagtttatatatGTATCTTTCATGTTCTTATGTATTTTAAATCACTTGCGCCTGCCTGTCAAAGAGAATTTTCTGTCCCTTGCAGCAGATAATAAAGTTTTTCTCATCTCATCCTATCAATAAGGAGTAGAAGCAACTTGCTGAAGTTTTGAAGGTGTCCATTATTCACAATGTACATGTTAAATAATGGATAACAACCGGTCCTGTAAATAAGAAAGTTATGAAGGTGATATACATGCCAGATTGAGCTAACTTTTATCAAAATTGTTTacataaaattaattttatggTAGTAGTAGTTTAATAGAATAGTTTTTCAAGAACATAATTAACAAAGTAATTCTATTGCATAGGCAAATTTGAATTGCTAGATTCTTTGAGTTATGCCTCTGTTTA is part of the Etheostoma spectabile isolate EspeVRDwgs_2016 unplaced genomic scaffold, UIUC_Espe_1.0 scaffold00018492, whole genome shotgun sequence genome and harbors:
- the LOC116680815 gene encoding LOW QUALITY PROTEIN: deoxynucleoside triphosphate triphosphohydrolase SAMHD1-like (The sequence of the model RefSeq protein was modified relative to this genomic sequence to represent the inferred CDS: inserted 1 base in 1 codon), with translation MSDSSKTPQKKLKMDDSKVFNDPIHGTVILHPLLIKIIDTPQFQRLRNIKQLGGAYFVYPGASHNRFEHSIGVAHLAGQLVEALRARQPXLNINDRDVLCVKIAGLCHDLGHGPFSHLYDQMFIPKVPHPPGPLGDKMGKWKHEEASVEMFNHLVRSNNLKLDELKLPEDMDFIREMINGPKDPKGGKKKPNADEWPYKGRTKEKSFLYEIVANEWNGIDVDKFDYFVRDCHHLGMKNNFDHLRFIQFARVCEVEGLKHICSRDKEVNNLYDMFYTRNCLHRRAYQHRVNKIIEYMIAEAFLKADKHIQIKGSQGQEYTLSTAIGDMEAYTKLTDHVFEQILNSSSVELAEAKKILERIISRDHYKFLGEIKPRQVPTKESQLQWQKELAAAVPEGGNGGVTLTHEDFVVSVATFDYGMKDKDPINNVYFYGKRNPDTAKPITRDQVSKLLPECFSEQLIRVYSKKSDEQSVEAARKHFSKWCKEKGFPESQNGDTAAP